The window ATGCAGGGACAATATTTTGCTTAGTATAATGACCGCCTTTTGATGAAGGGACAACATGTTCATGTTGTAACCTATTACTCTTTTTACCACAATAAGCACAACTGTTATTGAAGAAGTTTAAAGACTCTTCCCAATATTCCTTTGATAGAGTGTATATAAGGTCTTTGTCCCTACTTCTTCTATTGTGCTTATACATCTTTCTAGCTAATTTCCCGTTTTCTGTTTTTTTATATTTTTTACTATATTGCTTATTATATTCTTTTATTTTTTCTTGATTGTTCAATCGATATATTCTTTGTTGTTCTCTGTGTTTCTCGAGGTCTTTATTTTTCTGCCATTCTGCCCTTTTGCAAACTTTACAAAGGTAGTCTAGTCCATCTTTGTTGGTTTTTCTTTTCCCAAATTCATCTAATGTTTTTTCTTGTTTACATGATGAACATACTTTCATTTTGATTTTTTCTGTGTTATTATTCACTTGTAATCAACTCCTATACAGTTGGTTATCATGCTCTTGGGTGTTGGTAGCACCGCAAGAGTTTTCTTATGTTTATTATACCAAACATTTGTTCTTAAAGCAATTAATACCAAGCTTTAATACCGCTGTTTTGCTTAACTACAATATCAACTATATCTTTGCCGTAATTCTTTACATGTTCTGGTACACCGTCAGATGTGTTTAGAAAAGGACTATTCCCCTTCTTTTTAGTTTCCACAATTTCTCTGTACCGTTCTATTTCCTCTGGTGTTCCCATTACAGTAATATTTCCGATTGTTGCTATCATACTGTCACCCCTTGCCTTAACATTTTCAAATATTCAATCCCTCGGTACATATCCCTAAAATCTAGTATTTCTTTCTTATCGGGGAATAGTATAATCATCGGCTGTCGTATATCTCCCCGACCGCTTCCTCCCACAACCCATTGTGTGTAATCATCTGTACGTTTGTAGGTTCCTGTTCTTATCCATACAGTGTCTTTTCCTGCTTTCGTCTTACTGTGTATCTCGTTATAATGCAGATGTCCTAACGCTACTACATCGCCTTGAGTTTCATCGAAAAGTCGGCGTTGTGAGTTAGTTGTA of the Bacillus oleivorans genome contains:
- a CDS encoding HNH endonuclease translates to MNNNTEKIKMKVCSSCKQEKTLDEFGKRKTNKDGLDYLCKVCKRAEWQKNKDLEKHREQQRIYRLNNQEKIKEYNKQYSKKYKKTENGKLARKMYKHNRRSRDKDLIYTLSKEYWEESLNFFNNSCAYCGKKSNRLQHEHVVPSSKGGHYTKQNIVPACKECNLSKLDNDLFEWYVNYSKYDKKKLEKILKWTNIKFESQTQQLALL